The Ancylobacter sp. WKF20 genome contains a region encoding:
- the murB gene encoding UDP-N-acetylmuramate dehydrogenase, whose amino-acid sequence MSFPDITADLSARLPELRGRLIANQPLAELIWFRVGGPAQILFTPADEADLAYFLANLPADIPVTVIGLGSNLIVRDGGVAGVIIRLGRGFNEITVEDGHRVRAGTAVPDVKLARAAADAGIDGLAFYRGIPGGLGGALRMNAGAHGGETKDCLIEARAVDRAGKVHVLANADFGFSYRHSGAPADFIFTSALYQGRPGDPATILAEMDRITQAREASQPIREKTGGSTFKNPPGHKAWQLVDAAGCRGLRVGGAEVSQMHCNFLINTGGATAADIEGLGEEVRQRVKAQSGIELEWEIKRIGVPA is encoded by the coding sequence GTGAGCTTCCCCGACATCACCGCCGACCTCTCCGCCCGCCTGCCCGAGCTGCGCGGGCGGCTGATCGCCAATCAGCCGCTGGCGGAGCTGATCTGGTTCCGCGTCGGCGGCCCGGCGCAAATCCTGTTCACCCCGGCGGACGAGGCCGATCTCGCTTATTTCCTCGCGAATCTCCCCGCCGACATCCCCGTCACCGTGATCGGCCTCGGCTCGAACCTCATCGTGCGCGATGGCGGCGTGGCCGGCGTGATCATCCGGCTCGGGCGCGGCTTCAACGAGATCACCGTCGAGGACGGCCACCGCGTGCGGGCGGGCACGGCGGTGCCGGATGTGAAGCTCGCCCGCGCCGCCGCTGATGCCGGCATTGACGGGCTCGCCTTCTACCGGGGCATTCCCGGCGGTCTGGGCGGGGCGCTGCGCATGAATGCCGGCGCCCATGGTGGTGAGACCAAGGATTGCCTCATCGAGGCGCGGGCGGTTGACCGTGCCGGCAAGGTCCATGTGCTCGCCAATGCCGATTTCGGCTTCAGCTACCGCCATTCCGGCGCGCCGGCGGATTTCATCTTCACCAGCGCGCTCTATCAGGGCCGCCCCGGTGATCCCGCGACGATCCTCGCCGAGATGGACCGGATCACGCAGGCGCGCGAGGCCTCCCAGCCGATTCGCGAGAAGACCGGCGGGTCGACCTTCAAGAACCCGCCGGGCCACAAGGCCTGGCAACTCGTCGATGCCGCCGGCTGTCGGGGCTTGCGCGTCGGCGGGGCCGAGGTCTCGCAGATGCACTGCAATTTCCTGATCAACACCGGCGGGGCCACCGCCGCCGACATTGAAGGCCTCGGCGAGGAAGTGCGCCAGCGCGTGAAGGCCCAGTCCGGCATCGAGCTGGAGTGGGAGATCAAGCGCATCGGCGTTCCGGCCTGA
- the murC gene encoding UDP-N-acetylmuramate--L-alanine ligase, with protein MKLPLSLGPIHFVGIGGIGMSGIAEVLHNLGYTVQGSDVAESANVKRLTEKGIKVLIGHAAGNIEGAEVLVVSSAIKRDNPELVAARAKRLPVVRRAEMLAELMRLKSCVAIAGTHGKTTTTSLVATLLDAGGFDPTVINGGIINAYGTNARLGDGDWMVVEADESDGTFLKLPVEVAIVTNIDPEHLDHFKTFEAVQAAFRSFIDNLPFYGFAVMCTDHPVVQDLVGHVEDRRVITYGENPQADARLVDLDLRGGVCRFAVIFRDRTGHTVHELRDLVLPMPGRHNALNATAAIAVARELGASDAQIRTALAGFGGVKRRFTRTGEVDGVSIFDDYGHHPVEIAAVLRAARASTEGQVIAIVQPHRYTRLQSLFDQFATCFNDANHVIVADVYAAGEAPIPGIDRDHLVEALRARGHRSVTALSGPDALAGIVKGLAKPGDYVVCLGAGNITQWAYALPGQLEAGPAK; from the coding sequence ATGAAGCTCCCGCTCTCACTCGGCCCCATCCATTTCGTCGGCATCGGCGGCATCGGCATGAGCGGCATCGCCGAGGTGCTGCACAATCTCGGCTACACCGTCCAGGGCTCGGACGTGGCCGAGAGCGCCAATGTGAAGCGCCTGACCGAGAAGGGCATCAAGGTGCTGATCGGCCATGCGGCCGGCAATATCGAGGGGGCGGAGGTGCTCGTCGTCTCCTCCGCCATCAAGCGCGACAATCCCGAGCTGGTCGCCGCCCGCGCCAAGCGCCTGCCGGTGGTGCGCCGCGCGGAGATGCTGGCCGAGCTGATGCGGCTGAAGAGCTGCGTCGCCATTGCCGGCACCCATGGCAAGACCACCACGACCTCGCTGGTCGCCACCCTGCTCGACGCGGGCGGCTTCGATCCCACCGTCATCAATGGCGGCATCATCAACGCCTACGGCACCAATGCGCGGCTGGGGGATGGTGACTGGATGGTGGTGGAGGCCGATGAGAGCGACGGGACGTTCCTGAAGCTGCCGGTCGAGGTGGCCATCGTCACCAATATCGACCCCGAGCATCTCGACCACTTCAAGACCTTCGAGGCGGTGCAGGCGGCGTTCCGCAGCTTCATCGACAACCTGCCCTTCTACGGCTTCGCGGTGATGTGCACCGATCATCCGGTGGTGCAGGATCTCGTCGGCCATGTCGAGGACCGCCGCGTCATCACCTATGGCGAAAATCCTCAAGCGGATGCGCGACTTGTCGATCTCGACCTGCGCGGCGGCGTGTGCCGCTTCGCCGTGATCTTCCGCGACCGCACCGGCCACACCGTGCATGAGCTGCGCGACCTCGTGCTGCCCATGCCCGGCCGGCACAATGCGCTCAACGCCACCGCCGCCATCGCCGTGGCCCGCGAGCTGGGCGCGAGCGACGCGCAGATCCGCACCGCGCTGGCCGGCTTTGGCGGGGTGAAGCGGCGCTTCACGCGGACCGGTGAGGTGGACGGTGTGTCCATCTTCGACGATTACGGCCACCACCCGGTCGAGATCGCCGCCGTGCTGCGCGCCGCCCGCGCCTCGACGGAAGGGCAGGTCATCGCCATCGTCCAGCCCCACCGCTACACGCGGCTGCAATCGCTGTTCGACCAGTTCGCCACCTGCTTCAACGACGCCAACCACGTCATCGTCGCCGATGTCTATGCGGCGGGCGAGGCGCCGATCCCCGGCATCGACCGCGATCACCTCGTCGAGGCGCTGCGCGCGCGCGGCCATCGCTCGGTGACCGCGCTGAGTGGCCCCGACGCGCTGGCGGGGATCGTGAAGGGCCTGGCGAAGCCCGGTGACTATGTGGTCTGCCTCGGCGCCGGCAACATCACCCAATGGGCCTATGCGCTGCCGGGCCAGCTTGAGGCGGGGCCGGCTAAGTGA
- the murG gene encoding undecaprenyldiphospho-muramoylpentapeptide beta-N-acetylglucosaminyltransferase gives MNDSIRTPRAPRPVMTRKPLVLLAAGGTGGHLFPAEALADALTAYGLDVDLATDERAARYADVFPARKLHVLPADTVRGRSPIALARTALALARGVLKGYQLMQELKPAVVVGFGGYPTVPPLLAARFAGRPTIIHEANAVLGRANAMLAPRVTAIATGYPEIFSTKPELAAKARHTGNPVRPAVIDAAAPYEAPLENGPFDLLVFGGSQGARVMSDVVPHAIAQLPPVLRDRVRITQQARAEDSGFVREIYAKTGVRAEIAPFFRDLPARMSNAHLVIARAGASTIAELCVIGRPSILVPLPGAIDQDQLANATALTKGGGAVLARQSGFTPDTLAELLISLMRAPAQLAAMAQRAQVMGRADATARLADLVIRTAGLKV, from the coding sequence ATGAACGATTCCATCCGCACGCCCCGTGCCCCGCGCCCGGTAATGACTCGCAAGCCGCTGGTATTGCTGGCGGCCGGCGGCACGGGCGGGCATCTCTTCCCGGCCGAGGCGCTGGCCGACGCGCTGACCGCCTATGGTCTCGACGTGGACCTGGCGACGGACGAGCGCGCGGCGCGCTATGCCGATGTGTTCCCCGCCCGCAAGCTCCATGTGCTGCCGGCCGACACGGTGCGCGGGCGCTCGCCCATTGCTTTGGCGCGCACGGCGCTTGCCCTGGCGCGCGGGGTGCTCAAGGGCTACCAGCTCATGCAGGAGCTGAAGCCTGCGGTGGTGGTCGGCTTCGGCGGCTATCCGACCGTGCCGCCTTTGCTCGCCGCGCGCTTCGCCGGCCGCCCGACCATCATCCACGAGGCCAATGCGGTGCTGGGCCGGGCCAATGCCATGCTCGCGCCGCGCGTGACGGCCATCGCCACCGGCTATCCGGAGATCTTCAGCACGAAGCCCGAACTTGCCGCCAAGGCCCGGCACACCGGAAATCCGGTGCGCCCCGCCGTCATCGACGCGGCGGCTCCCTATGAGGCACCGCTGGAGAACGGCCCGTTCGATCTCCTGGTCTTTGGCGGCAGCCAGGGCGCGCGGGTGATGAGCGACGTCGTTCCCCACGCCATCGCCCAGCTTCCTCCGGTGCTGCGCGACCGGGTGCGCATCACCCAGCAGGCGCGGGCGGAGGATAGTGGCTTCGTGCGCGAGATCTACGCCAAGACCGGCGTGCGGGCGGAGATCGCTCCGTTCTTCCGCGATCTGCCGGCGCGGATGAGCAACGCGCATCTGGTCATTGCCCGCGCTGGCGCCTCGACCATTGCCGAGCTCTGCGTGATCGGCCGGCCCTCCATTCTCGTGCCGCTGCCCGGCGCGATTGATCAGGACCAGCTCGCCAACGCCACCGCGCTCACCAAGGGGGGCGGGGCTGTGCTGGCGCGCCAGAGCGGCTTCACCCCCGACACGCTCGCCGAATTGCTGATCTCGCTGATGCGTGCCCCGGCACAGCTCGCCGCCATGGCCCAGCGGGCACAGGTCATGGGTCGGGCGGACGCGACGGCGCGACTGGCGGATCTGGTCATCCGGACCGCCGGCCTGAAGGTTTGA
- the ftsW gene encoding putative lipid II flippase FtsW, translated as MISRAERTVVGEWWWTIDRLLLGALAALMIIGIVLALAASPPVAARLGIADPFHFVNRQVMFLVPALIVLLGTSFLSPRNIRRVSLVLFFLFLGLVCATLVIGPEVKGARRWLNVASITVQPSEFLKPSFVIIAAWLFSESVRRPEMPGQFLAIGLLGIVVTPLVMQPDFGQTMLVSLVWGGLFFLAGLRMIWVIGLGGVGAFGLFVAYTLVPHVTKRIDRFLDPESGDTYQIDIATDSFLNGGWLGQGPGEGTYKKILPDGHTDFIFAVAGEEFGAILCMMIAGLFAFIVLRSLTRAMNDEDPFVRFAIAGLTMLFGLQSCINMMVNLHMMPAKGMTLPFVSYGGSSLLSLAYGMGMLLALTRRRPRTATLAELERLGTRLGSTAVRPA; from the coding sequence ATGATCTCGCGTGCCGAACGGACGGTGGTGGGCGAATGGTGGTGGACCATTGATCGCCTGCTGCTTGGCGCCCTCGCCGCGCTGATGATCATCGGCATCGTGCTGGCGCTGGCCGCCAGCCCGCCGGTCGCCGCGCGGCTCGGCATCGCCGATCCGTTCCACTTCGTGAACCGGCAGGTGATGTTCCTGGTGCCGGCGCTCATCGTGCTGCTGGGCACCTCGTTCCTCTCCCCGCGCAACATCCGGCGCGTGTCGCTGGTGCTGTTCTTCCTCTTTCTCGGCCTCGTCTGCGCCACGCTGGTCATCGGTCCGGAGGTCAAGGGCGCGCGGCGCTGGCTGAATGTTGCCAGCATCACCGTGCAGCCTTCGGAATTCCTCAAGCCGAGCTTCGTCATCATCGCCGCCTGGCTGTTCTCCGAAAGCGTGCGGCGCCCGGAAATGCCCGGTCAGTTCCTCGCCATCGGCCTGCTCGGCATCGTGGTGACGCCGCTGGTGATGCAGCCCGACTTCGGTCAGACCATGCTGGTCTCGCTGGTGTGGGGCGGCCTGTTCTTCCTGGCGGGACTGCGGATGATCTGGGTGATCGGCCTTGGCGGCGTCGGCGCCTTTGGCCTTTTCGTCGCCTACACGCTGGTGCCGCATGTGACCAAGCGCATCGACCGCTTCCTCGACCCGGAATCGGGCGACACCTACCAGATCGACATCGCCACCGACAGTTTCCTCAATGGCGGCTGGCTCGGCCAGGGGCCGGGTGAGGGCACCTACAAGAAGATCCTCCCGGACGGGCATACGGACTTCATCTTCGCGGTCGCCGGCGAGGAATTCGGCGCCATTCTCTGCATGATGATCGCGGGGCTCTTTGCCTTCATCGTGCTGCGCTCGCTGACGCGGGCGATGAATGACGAGGACCCCTTCGTGCGCTTCGCCATTGCCGGGCTCACCATGCTGTTCGGCCTGCAGTCCTGCATCAACATGATGGTCAATCTCCACATGATGCCGGCCAAGGGCATGACGCTGCCCTTCGTCTCCTATGGCGGTTCCTCGCTGCTGTCGCTAGCCTATGGCATGGGTATGCTGCTGGCGCTCACCCGCCGCCGCCCGCGCACGGCGACGCTGGCAGAACTGGAACGGCTGGGCACCCGGCTCGGCAGCACAGCGGTACGCCCGGCATGA
- a CDS encoding amino acid permease: MSIPSAESAPAAGSAGVSYTTVDGAYFEARGLKRYAGVASLWALGVGAVISGHFSGWNLGLATGGWGGLFIAAIIIAIMYLGLTLSIAEMSSALPHTGAAYSFARTAMGPWGGFITGLCENVEYVVTPAVVVFFIGSYLGSIFGTPPEFQPVYWVFGYIVFVGLNVVGVELSFKVTLVVTLAALACLVAFWVSALPNIDFTRWALNISAEGTELPDGGGPFLPFGIYGILASLPFAVWLFLAIEQLPLAAEESVDPKRDLPRGIILGITTLIVSAFMILWLNASVANGAFALGKSGEPLLDGFRAIYGDGLAKVLACVAVIGLIASFHTIIYAQGRQIYSLSRAGYFPRWMSITHGTRKTPHLAMLVGAVVALGLMLVIWFSVGAEQGASVIGGTLLNMAVFGAMLSYVMQALSFILLRKNAAHIERPYRSPFGVVGAGLTIAIAIVTLFFQLSDPVYRAGVIGVVIWFAIGIVYFAIAGRHKLVLSPEEEFALSKGTTEYKSY, translated from the coding sequence ATGAGCATTCCTTCGGCCGAAAGCGCGCCCGCCGCGGGCTCCGCCGGCGTCAGCTACACCACCGTCGACGGCGCCTATTTCGAGGCGCGCGGACTGAAGCGCTATGCGGGCGTCGCCTCGCTCTGGGCGCTTGGCGTCGGCGCGGTCATCTCCGGCCATTTCTCCGGCTGGAATCTGGGCCTCGCCACCGGCGGCTGGGGCGGGCTGTTCATCGCCGCCATCATCATCGCCATCATGTATCTCGGCCTCACCCTCTCCATCGCCGAGATGAGCTCCGCCCTGCCGCACACCGGCGCGGCCTATTCCTTCGCCCGCACCGCCATGGGGCCGTGGGGCGGCTTCATCACCGGCCTGTGCGAGAATGTCGAGTATGTCGTCACTCCCGCCGTGGTGGTGTTCTTCATCGGCTCCTATCTCGGCTCGATCTTCGGCACGCCACCGGAGTTCCAGCCGGTCTACTGGGTGTTCGGTTACATCGTCTTCGTTGGGCTGAACGTCGTCGGCGTCGAGCTGTCCTTCAAGGTCACGCTGGTAGTGACACTGGCCGCGCTCGCCTGCCTCGTCGCCTTCTGGGTCAGCGCGCTGCCCAATATCGACTTCACCCGCTGGGCGCTGAACATCTCCGCTGAGGGCACCGAGCTGCCGGATGGCGGCGGGCCGTTCCTGCCCTTCGGCATCTACGGCATCCTTGCCTCGCTGCCCTTCGCGGTGTGGCTGTTCCTCGCCATCGAGCAACTCCCGCTCGCGGCGGAAGAATCGGTCGACCCCAAGCGCGACCTGCCGCGCGGCATCATCCTCGGCATCACCACGCTCATCGTCTCGGCCTTCATGATCCTGTGGCTGAACGCTTCGGTCGCCAATGGCGCCTTCGCCCTCGGCAAGTCGGGCGAGCCGCTGCTGGACGGCTTCCGCGCCATCTATGGCGACGGTCTCGCCAAGGTGCTGGCCTGCGTCGCGGTGATCGGCCTCATCGCCTCGTTCCACACCATCATCTACGCGCAGGGCCGGCAGATCTATTCGCTCTCGCGCGCTGGCTACTTCCCGCGCTGGATGTCGATCACCCATGGCACCCGCAAGACCCCGCACCTCGCCATGCTGGTGGGCGCGGTGGTGGCGCTCGGGCTGATGCTGGTGATCTGGTTCAGCGTCGGCGCCGAGCAGGGCGCGAGCGTCATCGGCGGCACGCTGCTCAACATGGCGGTGTTCGGCGCCATGCTGTCATATGTGATGCAGGCGCTGTCCTTCATCCTGTTGCGCAAGAACGCCGCCCATATCGAGCGGCCCTATCGCAGCCCGTTCGGCGTCGTCGGCGCCGGGCTGACCATCGCCATCGCCATCGTCACGCTGTTCTTCCAGCTTTCCGATCCCGTTTACCGGGCCGGCGTGATCGGCGTGGTGATCTGGTTCGCCATCGGCATCGTCTATTTCGCCATTGCCGGGCGCCACAAGCTGGTGCTCTCGCCGGAGGAGGAGTTCGCCCTCTCCAAGGGCACCACCGAGTACAAGTCCTACTGA
- the murD gene encoding UDP-N-acetylmuramoyl-L-alanine--D-glutamate ligase, whose amino-acid sequence MIPVTSFKDRAVALFGLGGSGLATARALIAGGARVTAFDDSPASVEKAAAEGIPTGDLRALDWSDIAALVLAPGVPLTHPEPHWSVRLAQGAGVEVIGDIELFCRERRLGLRRAPFAAITGTNGKSTTTALLAHLMKVGGRDVQIGGNFGPAILGLEPPKQGRVYVIECSSYQIDLAPSLDPAVGILLNLSPDHLDRHGTMEHYAAVKERLVAQVEAGGTAVIGVDDPWCRAFADRVAASGKGLVRLSVLEKLEDGIYLDGTDLVVAEGGRTVFTLPLAGIGSLRGSHNAQNAAAAFASARALGLAPEVIAVGIKSFPGLAHRMEQVRTIGNVLFVNDSKATNADAAERALVSFDNIYWIAGGKPKEGGIAPLAPLFPRVKKAYLIGVAAEDFAATLGDGVPHEMSGTLEVAVASAARDAASAGLDHAVVLLSPACASFDQFRNFEVRGDAFRALVAAL is encoded by the coding sequence ATGATTCCCGTGACTTCGTTCAAAGACCGTGCCGTGGCGCTGTTCGGCCTCGGCGGCTCGGGCCTCGCTACCGCCCGCGCGCTGATCGCTGGTGGGGCGCGGGTGACGGCCTTTGACGATTCGCCCGCCTCGGTGGAGAAGGCGGCGGCGGAGGGCATCCCGACCGGCGACCTGCGGGCGCTGGACTGGAGCGACATCGCCGCGCTGGTGCTGGCGCCCGGCGTGCCGCTGACCCATCCCGAACCGCATTGGAGCGTGAGGCTGGCGCAAGGCGCGGGCGTCGAGGTCATCGGCGACATCGAGCTGTTCTGCCGTGAGCGGCGCCTTGGCCTGCGCCGCGCGCCCTTCGCGGCGATCACCGGCACCAATGGCAAGTCGACCACCACGGCGCTGCTGGCGCATCTGATGAAGGTCGGCGGGCGCGACGTGCAGATCGGCGGCAATTTCGGCCCGGCCATCCTCGGTCTGGAGCCGCCCAAGCAGGGGCGGGTCTATGTGATCGAGTGCTCCTCCTACCAGATCGACCTCGCCCCCAGCCTCGACCCGGCGGTCGGCATCCTGCTCAACCTCTCGCCGGACCATCTCGACCGGCACGGCACGATGGAGCACTACGCCGCCGTCAAAGAGCGGCTGGTGGCGCAGGTGGAGGCCGGCGGCACGGCGGTGATCGGCGTCGATGACCCGTGGTGCCGCGCCTTCGCCGACCGCGTGGCGGCGAGCGGCAAGGGTCTGGTGCGCCTCTCCGTGCTGGAAAAGCTGGAGGACGGCATCTATCTCGACGGCACCGATCTGGTGGTGGCGGAAGGCGGGCGCACCGTGTTCACCCTGCCGCTCGCCGGCATCGGCTCGCTGCGCGGCAGCCACAACGCGCAGAACGCCGCCGCCGCCTTCGCCAGCGCCCGCGCGCTTGGCCTCGCCCCCGAGGTGATCGCGGTCGGCATCAAGAGCTTTCCCGGTCTCGCGCACCGCATGGAGCAGGTGCGCACCATCGGCAACGTTCTGTTCGTCAACGATTCCAAGGCGACCAATGCGGATGCGGCCGAGCGCGCGCTGGTGTCCTTCGACAACATTTACTGGATCGCCGGCGGCAAGCCGAAGGAGGGCGGCATCGCCCCGCTCGCCCCGCTGTTTCCCCGCGTGAAGAAGGCTTATCTCATCGGCGTCGCGGCGGAGGATTTCGCGGCGACCCTGGGGGACGGCGTTCCCCATGAGATGAGTGGCACGCTCGAGGTCGCGGTGGCGAGCGCCGCGCGGGATGCCGCGAGCGCCGGGCTCGACCACGCGGTGGTGCTGCTCTCGCCGGCCTGCGCCAGCTTCGACCAGTTCCGCAATTTCGAGGTGCGGGGCGACGCCTTCCGCGCCCTCGTCGCGGCGCTCTGA
- a CDS encoding MBL fold metallo-hydrolase, translated as MSKPASPPAPSPALLPLGSTLKVLRPHPNILAFYDGRIAGARAHAAGPNWLDDGAYALGVCVYAIIEGSEALLYDTHISLTHARLMREALEREGVTSIRVVLSHWHDDHVAGNEVFADCEIIALDRTEAALTAHRAALESGNPPIRPLVMPNRIITGPTELSVGSLRVLLEPAEIHSHDGLILLLPDEFIMLAGDTLEEPITYVAEPERLPVHVEELKRIRGWGYQRILPNHGAPEVIAAGGYGPSLIDATIRYVQKLLRTRSVMSFADQDLSTFIAEDIAAGHLSYFAPYEEVHANNVKKVLALPS; from the coding sequence ATGAGCAAGCCCGCCTCTCCGCCTGCCCCCTCCCCTGCCCTTCTGCCGCTCGGCTCCACGCTAAAGGTGCTGCGTCCGCACCCCAACATCCTCGCCTTTTATGACGGGCGCATCGCCGGCGCCCGCGCCCATGCCGCCGGGCCGAACTGGCTCGATGACGGGGCCTATGCGCTCGGCGTGTGCGTCTATGCCATCATCGAGGGCAGCGAGGCGCTGCTCTACGACACCCACATCTCGCTCACCCATGCCCGGCTGATGCGGGAGGCGCTGGAGCGCGAGGGCGTGACCTCGATCCGCGTCGTGCTCAGCCACTGGCACGACGACCATGTGGCGGGCAATGAGGTGTTCGCCGATTGCGAGATCATCGCGCTGGACCGTACCGAGGCGGCGCTCACCGCCCACCGCGCGGCGCTGGAGAGCGGCAACCCGCCGATCCGCCCGCTGGTCATGCCCAACCGCATCATCACCGGGCCGACCGAGCTATCGGTCGGCAGCCTGCGCGTGCTCTTGGAGCCGGCGGAGATCCACAGCCATGACGGGCTGATCCTGCTGCTGCCGGACGAGTTCATCATGCTCGCCGGCGACACGCTGGAAGAGCCGATCACCTATGTCGCCGAGCCCGAGCGCCTGCCCGTTCATGTCGAGGAGCTGAAGCGCATCCGCGGCTGGGGCTATCAGCGCATCCTGCCCAATCACGGCGCGCCGGAGGTGATCGCGGCCGGCGGCTACGGCCCCTCGCTGATCGACGCGACGATCCGCTATGTGCAGAAGCTGCTGCGCACCCGCTCGGTCATGTCCTTCGCCGATCAGGATCTCAGCACCTTCATCGCCGAGGACATTGCGGCAGGCCACCTCAGCTATTTCGCGCCCTATGAGGAGGTGCACGCCAATAATGTGAAGAAGGTGCTGGCGCTGCCCAGCTGA
- the mraY gene encoding phospho-N-acetylmuramoyl-pentapeptide-transferase, producing the protein MLQWLAQFQESLPALNVFRYITFRTGGAIITALLFVFMFGPAIIALLRLKQGKGQPIRTDGPQSHLLTKKGTPTMGGLMIFSGLMVATVLWGNLSNPYVWVVLFVTLGFGLIGFYDDYLKVTKQTHNGLSGKARLAIEGLIGGIAAVVIMHIGREPLSSSLAFPFFKDLLVDLSWFFVVFGAFVIVAAGNAVNLTDGLDGLAIVPVMVAAGSFGLISYLSGNVLFADYLQIHYVAGVGELAVICGALIGAGIGFLWFNAPPAQIFMGDTGSLALGGLLGTIAVATKHEIVLAVIGGLFVLEAVSVIVQVASFKLTGKRVFKMAPIHHHFEQKGWTEPQIVIRFWIIAVVLALIGLSTLKLR; encoded by the coding sequence ATGCTGCAATGGCTGGCCCAGTTCCAGGAGAGCCTCCCGGCTCTGAACGTCTTTCGCTACATCACCTTCCGCACCGGCGGGGCGATCATCACCGCGCTGCTCTTCGTCTTCATGTTCGGCCCGGCGATCATCGCGCTGCTGCGTTTGAAGCAGGGCAAGGGCCAGCCGATCCGCACCGATGGGCCGCAGTCGCACCTGCTCACCAAGAAGGGCACGCCCACCATGGGCGGGCTGATGATCTTCTCCGGGCTGATGGTCGCGACCGTGCTCTGGGGCAACCTGTCCAACCCCTATGTCTGGGTGGTGCTGTTCGTCACGCTCGGCTTCGGGCTGATCGGCTTCTATGACGACTATCTCAAGGTCACCAAGCAGACCCATAACGGCCTCTCCGGCAAGGCGCGCCTCGCCATTGAGGGCCTGATCGGCGGCATCGCCGCGGTGGTCATCATGCATATCGGCCGCGAGCCGCTCTCCTCCTCGCTGGCCTTCCCGTTCTTCAAGGATCTGCTGGTCGATCTGAGCTGGTTCTTCGTGGTGTTCGGCGCCTTCGTCATCGTCGCCGCCGGCAATGCGGTGAACCTGACGGACGGGCTCGACGGCCTCGCCATCGTTCCCGTCATGGTGGCGGCGGGCAGCTTCGGGCTGATCTCCTATCTGTCGGGCAACGTGCTGTTCGCTGATTATCTGCAGATCCACTATGTCGCCGGCGTCGGCGAACTGGCGGTGATCTGCGGGGCCTTGATCGGGGCCGGCATCGGCTTCCTGTGGTTCAACGCCCCGCCGGCGCAGATCTTCATGGGCGACACCGGCTCGCTGGCGCTGGGCGGCCTCCTCGGCACAATCGCGGTCGCCACCAAGCATGAGATCGTGCTGGCGGTGATTGGCGGGCTGTTCGTGCTGGAAGCGGTGTCGGTGATCGTGCAGGTGGCGTCGTTCAAGCTCACCGGCAAGCGCGTATTCAAGATGGCGCCGATCCACCATCACTTCGAGCAGAAGGGCTGGACCGAGCCGCAGATCGTCATCCGCTTCTGGATCATCGCCGTCGTTCTGGCGCTGATCGGCCTCTCCACGCTGAAGCTGCGCTGA